The following proteins come from a genomic window of Sulfitobacter indolifex:
- the glmU gene encoding bifunctional UDP-N-acetylglucosamine diphosphorylase/glucosamine-1-phosphate N-acetyltransferase GlmU codes for MDTALIILAAGKGTRMNSDLPKVLHRVASAPMLEHAMAAGAMLAPRHTVVVAGHGADQVRAAATLFDEDAQVVEQTEQLGTAHAVAQARPALEGFDGMALVLYGDTPFVQPETLEKMQEALATHDVVVLGFEAADPARYGRLVMQGDALERIVEFKDASPEERAITLCNSGVVACKSDLLFDLIDKVGNENASEEYYLTDIISLARAEGRSATVVTCAEAETMGVNSRADLARAEAAFQSRARALLMEDGVTLIAPETVFLARDTYIGRDTVVEPNVVFGPNVTVESGTTIRAFSHLEGCHVSRGGVVGPYARLRPGAELAEDVRIGNFVEVKNAQIAEGAKVNHLSYIGDATIGARSNIGAGTITCNYDGVMKHHTTIGAGAFIGSNTMLVAPVTIGDGAMTGSGSVITSDVEPEALALSRAPQVEKPGMARKMFEILKAKKAKMQRGS; via the coding sequence ATGGATACTGCACTGATCATCCTCGCCGCAGGCAAGGGGACACGGATGAACTCGGACCTGCCAAAGGTTCTGCACCGGGTCGCCTCTGCCCCGATGCTGGAACATGCCATGGCCGCTGGTGCCATGTTGGCGCCGCGCCATACGGTTGTCGTCGCGGGCCACGGGGCGGATCAAGTGCGTGCTGCGGCCACCCTCTTTGATGAGGATGCGCAGGTGGTCGAACAGACCGAACAACTGGGCACGGCCCATGCTGTGGCACAGGCCCGCCCGGCGCTGGAAGGTTTTGATGGCATGGCGTTGGTGCTTTATGGCGACACGCCTTTCGTGCAGCCCGAGACGCTGGAAAAGATGCAAGAAGCGCTGGCCACCCATGATGTGGTCGTTCTGGGCTTCGAGGCCGCTGATCCCGCTCGCTATGGCCGATTGGTGATGCAGGGCGACGCGCTGGAGCGTATCGTCGAGTTCAAAGACGCCTCCCCCGAGGAACGCGCTATCACCCTGTGCAACTCCGGCGTGGTGGCTTGCAAGTCAGACCTGCTGTTCGATCTGATCGACAAGGTCGGCAACGAAAACGCCTCAGAAGAATACTATCTGACGGACATCATCAGCCTTGCCCGTGCCGAAGGCCGCAGCGCCACGGTGGTGACCTGCGCTGAGGCCGAGACCATGGGCGTGAACTCCCGTGCCGATCTTGCCCGTGCCGAGGCGGCGTTCCAATCCCGCGCCCGCGCGCTGCTGATGGAAGACGGCGTGACCCTTATTGCGCCCGAAACAGTCTTCCTCGCTCGCGACACCTATATCGGCCGCGATACGGTGGTGGAGCCGAACGTCGTGTTCGGCCCGAATGTCACTGTCGAATCCGGCACCACGATCCGCGCCTTTTCGCATCTCGAAGGCTGCCATGTCTCGCGCGGCGGCGTTGTCGGGCCTTATGCCCGCCTGCGGCCCGGGGCCGAACTGGCCGAAGATGTGCGGATCGGAAATTTCGTCGAGGTGAAAAACGCGCAGATCGCCGAAGGGGCCAAGGTCAACCATCTGAGCTACATCGGCGATGCGACCATAGGCGCGCGCAGCAACATCGGCGCGGGAACGATCACCTGTAACTATGACGGTGTGATGAAACACCATACAACCATCGGCGCCGGAGCCTTCATCGGCTCCAACACCATGCTGGTTGCGCCGGTCACCATCGGGGACGGTGCAATGACGGGCTCGGGCTCGGTCATCACGTCCGACGTAGAGCCGGAAGCACTGGCTCTGTCACGCGCGCCACAGGTCGAAAAACCCGGCATGGCGCGCAAAATGTTCGAAATTCTAAAGGCCAAAAAGGCAAAAATGCAGAGGGGCAGCTAA
- a CDS encoding HAD-IIIA family hydrolase, which produces MKTVVFDLDGTLADTSGDLIAAANACFRDMGEGDVLVHAEDAGTALRGGRAMLTLGMQKLGRADDAATIDRYYPMLLEAYSRDIDTHTIMYPGAMEAVAALKAAGYRVAICTNKPEALAELLLTRLGVRDAFGAMLGADTLAVRKPDPEHLFETARRAGGDPAQCVLIGDTDTDRKTARAAGVPCVLVTFGPGGTDVAALEPEALLNDFADLPGVIERLIGKAA; this is translated from the coding sequence ATGAAGACAGTCGTTTTCGACCTCGACGGCACTTTGGCCGATACCTCGGGCGATCTGATCGCCGCTGCCAATGCCTGTTTCCGCGACATGGGCGAGGGGGATGTGCTGGTCCATGCCGAAGATGCAGGGACCGCGCTGCGCGGCGGGCGCGCGATGCTCACGCTGGGGATGCAAAAACTTGGCCGCGCCGATGATGCGGCAACAATTGACCGCTACTATCCGATGCTGCTTGAGGCCTATAGTCGCGACATTGACACCCATACAATCATGTATCCCGGCGCGATGGAGGCCGTCGCCGCGCTAAAGGCGGCAGGCTACCGCGTTGCGATCTGCACCAACAAGCCTGAAGCCTTGGCGGAGCTGCTGCTCACGCGGCTTGGCGTGCGCGATGCATTTGGTGCGATGCTTGGGGCCGATACGCTGGCGGTGCGCAAACCTGACCCGGAACACCTGTTTGAAACCGCGCGGCGCGCGGGCGGCGACCCGGCGCAATGTGTGCTGATCGGGGATACCGATACCGACCGGAAGACCGCGCGCGCGGCAGGGGTACCATGTGTGCTGGTCACCTTTGGCCCCGGCGGCACTGATGTGGCCGCGCTGGAACCAGAGGCGCTTTTGAACGATTTCGCTGATCTGCCGGGGGTGATCGAGCGGCTGATCGGTAAGGCCGCTTAA
- a CDS encoding pyridoxamine 5'-phosphate oxidase family protein: MSDDLKREFWDRLDDTRAGMLMTKTARAVPVTHYIDEDDRAAVLWFITAKGTDLAKSAEGRVAAEYIIASKDESLWARIDGHVSAVTNPTELDKIWNAIAGAWFEDGKQDPDVQLVRFDLTEAEVWATDGGFKFLYEIGKAQLTGGKPDMGKHGTIRF; this comes from the coding sequence ATGAGCGATGATCTGAAAAGAGAGTTTTGGGACCGGCTGGACGACACCCGCGCGGGGATGTTGATGACCAAGACCGCCCGCGCAGTGCCGGTGACACACTACATCGACGAAGACGACCGCGCCGCCGTATTATGGTTCATCACAGCCAAGGGAACTGACCTCGCAAAGTCTGCAGAGGGCCGCGTGGCTGCGGAATATATCATCGCCAGCAAAGACGAATCTCTTTGGGCGCGGATCGACGGGCATGTCTCTGCCGTGACCAACCCCACCGAACTGGACAAAATCTGGAACGCCATTGCCGGCGCGTGGTTTGAGGATGGTAAGCAAGACCCAGATGTACAGCTGGTGCGTTTTGATCTGACCGAAGCCGAGGTCTGGGCCACTGACGGTGGGTTCAAGTTCCTTTACGAGATCGGCAAGGCGCAACTGACTGGCGGCAAGCCTGATATGGGCAAGCACGGTACGATCCGCTTCTGA
- a CDS encoding isovaleryl-CoA dehydrogenase: MFNASMQFDLGEDVAAMREMVHRWAQERVKPMAAEIDTKNEFPPELWTEMGELGLLGMTVEEEFGGSGLGYVAHTVAVEEIARASASVSLSYGAHSNLCVNQIKLNGTAEQKAQYLPKLCSGEHVGALAMSEVGAGSDVVSMKLNAEKRNDHFRLNGNKYWITNGPDAETLVVYAKTDPEAGSKGITAFLIEKSMKGFTTSNHFDKLGMRGSNTAELIFDDCEVPFENILGEEGKGVRVLMSGLDYERVVLAGIGLGIMAACLDEIMPYMAERKQFGQRIGDFQLMQGKMADMYTAMNSARAYVYSVAQACDRGDVTRQDAAACCLYASEQAMVQAHQAVQAMGGAGYLSDNPVGRIFRDAKLMEIGAGTSEIRRMLVGREMMGAM; encoded by the coding sequence GTGTTCAACGCAAGTATGCAGTTTGATCTGGGAGAAGACGTCGCGGCCATGCGTGAGATGGTGCACCGCTGGGCGCAGGAGCGCGTCAAGCCGATGGCGGCGGAAATCGACACGAAGAACGAATTCCCGCCAGAGCTTTGGACTGAGATGGGAGAACTGGGCCTTTTGGGCATGACCGTCGAGGAAGAGTTCGGCGGCTCTGGCCTTGGCTATGTTGCCCATACGGTGGCGGTGGAAGAGATCGCCCGGGCGTCTGCTTCGGTCTCGCTCTCTTACGGCGCGCATTCCAACCTTTGTGTGAACCAGATCAAGCTGAATGGCACGGCTGAGCAGAAAGCACAGTATCTGCCGAAACTCTGCTCCGGTGAGCATGTCGGCGCGCTGGCCATGTCCGAAGTGGGCGCGGGCAGTGACGTGGTCAGCATGAAGCTGAATGCTGAAAAGCGGAACGATCACTTCCGCCTGAACGGCAACAAATACTGGATCACCAACGGGCCGGACGCCGAAACACTGGTGGTCTATGCCAAGACCGACCCCGAGGCAGGCTCGAAGGGTATCACTGCCTTCTTGATCGAGAAGTCGATGAAGGGCTTCACCACCTCAAACCATTTTGACAAGCTGGGCATGCGCGGCTCGAACACCGCCGAGTTGATCTTTGACGATTGCGAAGTGCCTTTTGAAAACATCCTCGGTGAAGAGGGCAAGGGCGTGCGGGTGCTGATGTCGGGCCTGGATTACGAGCGCGTTGTGCTCGCGGGCATCGGCCTTGGCATCATGGCGGCCTGTCTGGACGAGATCATGCCCTATATGGCAGAGCGCAAACAGTTCGGGCAGCGCATCGGGGACTTCCAACTGATGCAGGGCAAGATGGCGGATATGTACACCGCGATGAACTCGGCGCGGGCCTATGTCTATAGCGTGGCGCAGGCCTGTGACCGCGGCGACGTTACCCGTCAGGACGCAGCTGCCTGCTGCCTCTATGCCTCTGAACAAGCGATGGTACAGGCGCATCAGGCGGTGCAGGCCATGGGCGGCGCGGGCTATCTGTCCGACAACCCCGTGGGACGTATATTCCGCGATGCCAAGCTGATGGAGATCGGCGCCGGCACTTCGGAAATCCGCCGCATGCTGGTGGGCCGCGAGATGATGGGGGCGATGTGA
- a CDS encoding lysozyme inhibitor LprI family protein, translating to MRAALLALALLAGPAAAQDITYSDDATAGCVAVAEAFTDQRACIGLSANLCMEAPGGYSTYGMGGCLDRELRYWDTLLNENYRARMVQAKSADEDTAMYQPELPKQAEALRDMQRAWITFRDAACDYERSQWGGGTGGGPATLACLMRLTGEQALLLGAAH from the coding sequence ATGCGCGCCGCGCTGCTGGCTCTCGCGCTTCTGGCCGGGCCAGCAGCGGCGCAGGACATCACCTATTCCGATGACGCCACGGCGGGTTGCGTTGCCGTGGCGGAGGCGTTCACCGACCAGCGGGCGTGCATTGGCCTCTCGGCCAACCTCTGTATGGAAGCGCCGGGCGGTTATTCGACCTATGGCATGGGCGGCTGTCTGGATCGTGAGCTAAGGTATTGGGACACACTCCTGAACGAAAACTACCGTGCACGGATGGTTCAGGCAAAGTCGGCAGACGAAGACACCGCCATGTATCAACCGGAACTTCCAAAACAGGCCGAGGCGCTGCGTGACATGCAGCGCGCGTGGATTACGTTCCGCGATGCCGCCTGTGATTATGAGCGCAGTCAATGGGGCGGTGGCACTGGCGGCGGACCCGCGACGTTGGCGTGCCTCATGCGGTTGACGGGAGAGCAGGCGTTGCTGCTGGGGGCGGCGCACTAA
- a CDS encoding DUF1622 domain-containing protein has protein sequence MESLIEMETEGGVLHGALPWLIEIFEVLAAVIDIAAIILLLIGAGRFVTGVIVAEVAKRGAERVSRTNRERIELGRYILAGLELFIVSDVIHTALSLRFADLVFLLLLVIIRSITSYFLDRELEQLKKELGDD, from the coding sequence ATGGAAAGTCTGATCGAGATGGAAACCGAAGGCGGGGTGCTGCACGGCGCACTGCCTTGGCTGATCGAGATTTTTGAGGTCTTGGCGGCGGTGATCGACATTGCCGCTATCATTTTGCTGCTGATCGGTGCCGGGCGTTTTGTCACCGGAGTGATCGTGGCCGAAGTCGCAAAGCGCGGCGCGGAGCGGGTTAGCCGCACCAACCGCGAGCGCATTGAGCTGGGCCGTTACATCCTCGCCGGGCTTGAGCTTTTCATCGTGTCGGACGTGATCCACACGGCCCTGAGCCTGCGGTTTGCCGATCTGGTGTTCCTGCTGCTGCTGGTCATCATCCGCTCTATCACCTCCTATTTCCTTGATCGGGAGTTGGAACAACTGAAGAAGGAACTTGGCGATGACTGA
- a CDS encoding flavodoxin family protein: MTDFSDLKALYVNCSLKKTPGDSHTQLLLNASAGIMQAQGVSVEHLYLLDHQVPPGVYPDMTNHGWDRDDWPAIWEKVLAADILIIGTPLWLGEESSVCRVLIERLYAMSGKLNDKGQSVFYGKVGGTVVTGNEDGIKHVAMTTGFAMNHLGYTIPPQADCGWIGEAGPGPSYGDDVDGKRAGFDNEFTQRNTTIMTWNAMHLARMLKGAGGYPQEGNDRNAWDAGARFDFENPEYRS, translated from the coding sequence ATGACTGACTTTTCCGACCTCAAGGCGCTCTACGTAAATTGCTCGCTGAAAAAGACCCCCGGCGATAGTCACACGCAGCTTTTGCTTAACGCCAGCGCGGGGATCATGCAGGCGCAGGGCGTCTCTGTAGAACATCTCTATCTTCTCGACCATCAAGTGCCGCCGGGCGTCTATCCGGACATGACCAACCACGGCTGGGACCGCGACGACTGGCCCGCGATCTGGGAGAAGGTGCTGGCCGCCGACATCCTCATCATTGGTACGCCGCTTTGGTTGGGCGAGGAAAGCAGCGTCTGCCGGGTCTTGATCGAACGGCTCTATGCCATGTCGGGTAAGCTTAACGACAAGGGCCAGTCGGTCTTTTACGGCAAGGTTGGCGGCACGGTGGTGACGGGCAATGAGGACGGCATCAAACATGTTGCCATGACCACCGGTTTCGCGATGAACCACTTGGGCTATACCATTCCGCCGCAGGCCGATTGCGGCTGGATCGGCGAGGCGGGGCCGGGGCCGTCTTATGGCGACGATGTAGACGGCAAGCGCGCAGGCTTCGACAATGAATTCACACAGCGCAACACCACGATCATGACATGGAACGCCATGCATCTGGCGCGGATGTTGAAAGGCGCGGGCGGCTATCCCCAAGAGGGCAACGACCGCAACGCATGGGACGCAGGCGCGCGGTTTGATTTTGAGAACCCGGAGTATCGAAGCTGA
- a CDS encoding AMP-binding protein, with protein MTQDDQWPIWQGNMAAQCLAQPDDALAIIDLTSDTRRDVTYGALHQMADGLARALLAEVQPGDRVGVLLSQSPWCAAAHLAIWKVGAISVPLFKLFKHDALASRIGDAGCAIVLTDAEGADLLGDLATPLMAAEVGITGDPLDFADVGPEDPAVLIYTSGTTGTPKGALHGHRVLSGHLPGVSVSHDHLGQKGDCLWTPADWAWIGGLFDVAMPALALGVPVVAARMPKFTVEGCADVIARGEVRNVFFPPTALRMLKAADVALPGLRSVASGGEPLGAEMLAWGRKAFGLEINEFYGQTECNMVASSCGADFRAKPGCIGKSVPGFELAVLDGNGQPTDAEGDVAVRKGAPSMMLRYWNRPDETAAKFHGDWLLTGDRGIWEGDYLRFVGREDDVITSAGYRIGPAEIEDCLLTHSAVATCGVVGKPDALRTEIVKAYVVLKPGAQVEAKELQDWVKERLASYSYPREISFVEDLPMTVTGKVIRKELKRLAARENEDVI; from the coding sequence ATGACACAAGACGATCAATGGCCGATCTGGCAGGGCAATATGGCAGCGCAATGCCTTGCGCAGCCGGATGATGCTTTGGCGATTATCGACCTGACCAGTGATACCCGCCGCGACGTGACCTACGGTGCGCTCCATCAAATGGCCGATGGTCTGGCGCGGGCGTTGTTGGCCGAGGTGCAGCCGGGCGACCGTGTGGGCGTCTTGCTCAGCCAGTCGCCTTGGTGTGCAGCCGCGCATCTGGCGATTTGGAAGGTCGGCGCGATCTCGGTGCCGCTGTTCAAACTATTCAAGCACGACGCGTTGGCCAGCCGGATAGGCGATGCGGGCTGTGCAATTGTCCTGACCGATGCCGAGGGCGCTGACCTGCTGGGCGATCTTGCGACGCCTTTGATGGCGGCAGAGGTTGGTATCACGGGCGATCCGCTGGACTTCGCCGATGTCGGCCCCGAAGACCCCGCCGTTTTGATCTACACTTCCGGCACCACCGGCACGCCTAAAGGCGCGTTGCATGGGCATCGGGTGCTCTCGGGCCATTTGCCGGGGGTTTCGGTGAGCCACGACCACCTTGGGCAGAAAGGCGATTGCCTCTGGACCCCGGCGGATTGGGCGTGGATCGGCGGGCTTTTCGACGTGGCGATGCCTGCGCTGGCGCTCGGCGTGCCGGTCGTGGCCGCGCGGATGCCCAAGTTCACTGTCGAAGGCTGCGCTGATGTGATCGCGCGCGGTGAGGTGCGCAATGTCTTCTTCCCGCCGACCGCGCTGCGGATGTTAAAAGCGGCGGATGTGGCCTTGCCCGGTCTGCGCTCGGTCGCCAGCGGTGGCGAGCCTTTGGGGGCCGAGATGCTGGCATGGGGGCGCAAAGCCTTTGGGCTTGAGATCAACGAGTTCTACGGCCAGACCGAATGCAACATGGTGGCGTCAAGCTGTGGCGCGGACTTCCGCGCGAAACCCGGCTGCATCGGCAAATCCGTGCCGGGGTTTGAACTGGCGGTGCTGGACGGTAACGGCCAACCCACCGATGCCGAAGGCGACGTGGCGGTGCGCAAAGGCGCGCCATCGATGATGCTGCGCTACTGGAACCGGCCCGATGAGACAGCGGCCAAATTCCACGGCGACTGGCTGCTGACCGGTGACCGGGGCATCTGGGAAGGCGATTATCTGCGGTTCGTGGGCCGCGAGGATGACGTTATCACCTCAGCGGGCTACCGCATTGGCCCGGCGGAGATCGAAGACTGCTTGCTGACCCATAGCGCCGTGGCAACCTGCGGCGTGGTGGGCAAGCCCGACGCGCTGCGCACCGAGATCGTAAAGGCCTATGTAGTGTTGAAACCCGGTGCACAGGTCGAGGCAAAAGAATTGCAAGACTGGGTCAAGGAGCGGCTCGCGAGCTATTCCTACCCGCGTGAAATCTCATTCGTGGAGGACCTGCCGATGACCGTCACTGGCAAGGTCATCCGCAAAGAACTAAAGCGTCTGGCGGCGCGTGAAAACGAGGACGTAATATGA
- a CDS encoding carboxyl transferase domain-containing protein: MKLTSQALPSSDAYKANEMAHLKALSEVREAAEAAALGGGEKSRARHESRGKMLPRERVANLLDPGSPFLEIGATAAHGLYGGAAPCAGVIAGIGRVQGHEVMVVCNDATVKGGTYYPLTVKKHLRAQEIAEANHLPCIYLVDSGGANLPNQDEVFPDRDHFGAIFYNQARMSAKGIAQIAVVMGSCTAGGAYVPAMSDVTIIVKEQGTIFLAGPPLVKAATGEVVSAEDLGGGDVHTRLSGVADYLAEDDAHALALARRAVGHLNKTKPTTVDWASPEEPAYDPDEMLGVVPADLRTPYDIREVIMRLVDGSRFDEFKPRFGETLVTGFAHVKGCPIGIIANNGVLFSEAAQKGAHFVELCSQRNIPLVFLQNITGFMVGRKYENEGIARHGAKMVTAVATTNVPKITMLVGGSFGAGNYGMSGRAYRPRFLWTWPNSRISVMGGAQAAGVLATVKRDAIERAGDTWTEEEETAFKQPTIDMFEEQSHPLYASARLWDDGIIDPRKSRDVLYLSLTASLNAPIEPTKFGLFRM; this comes from the coding sequence ATGAAACTGACATCCCAAGCCCTGCCATCCTCGGATGCCTATAAGGCCAATGAGATGGCGCATCTGAAAGCGCTGAGCGAAGTCCGCGAAGCTGCCGAGGCCGCAGCCCTTGGCGGCGGCGAAAAATCCCGCGCGCGGCATGAAAGCCGGGGCAAGATGCTGCCGCGTGAACGGGTGGCGAATCTATTGGACCCCGGCAGCCCGTTCTTGGAAATCGGCGCGACGGCGGCGCATGGTCTCTACGGGGGTGCTGCCCCCTGCGCCGGTGTGATCGCAGGCATCGGGCGTGTGCAGGGGCATGAGGTCATGGTGGTCTGCAACGACGCCACCGTGAAGGGCGGCACCTACTATCCGCTGACGGTGAAGAAGCACTTGCGCGCTCAAGAGATTGCAGAAGCGAACCATCTGCCCTGCATCTATTTGGTCGACAGCGGTGGGGCGAACCTGCCGAACCAAGACGAAGTCTTCCCCGACCGCGACCATTTCGGCGCGATCTTTTACAATCAGGCGCGGATGAGTGCCAAAGGCATCGCGCAGATCGCCGTGGTCATGGGCTCTTGCACCGCCGGGGGCGCTTATGTCCCCGCGATGTCAGACGTGACGATCATCGTCAAAGAGCAGGGCACGATCTTCCTCGCCGGTCCGCCTCTGGTGAAGGCCGCGACGGGTGAGGTGGTCAGCGCCGAAGACCTCGGCGGCGGTGATGTGCATACGCGGCTTTCGGGCGTGGCGGATTATTTGGCCGAGGATGACGCCCATGCGCTGGCGCTCGCCCGGCGCGCCGTGGGCCATCTGAACAAAACCAAGCCGACCACGGTGGATTGGGCCAGCCCCGAAGAGCCAGCCTATGACCCTGACGAAATGCTGGGGGTGGTGCCTGCCGATCTGCGCACGCCTTATGACATCCGCGAGGTCATCATGCGCTTGGTGGATGGCAGCCGCTTTGACGAGTTCAAGCCACGCTTTGGCGAGACGCTGGTAACCGGTTTCGCCCATGTCAAAGGCTGCCCCATCGGCATCATCGCCAACAACGGCGTGCTGTTTTCGGAAGCCGCCCAGAAAGGCGCGCATTTCGTGGAGCTTTGCAGCCAGCGCAATATCCCATTAGTTTTCCTGCAAAACATCACCGGCTTCATGGTCGGTCGCAAATACGAAAACGAAGGCATCGCGCGGCACGGCGCTAAGATGGTGACCGCCGTGGCCACGACCAATGTGCCCAAAATCACCATGCTGGTTGGCGGCTCCTTTGGCGCGGGCAACTACGGCATGTCAGGCCGGGCCTACCGCCCGCGCTTTCTGTGGACTTGGCCCAATAGCCGGATCTCGGTCATGGGCGGCGCGCAGGCGGCGGGGGTGCTGGCGACAGTGAAACGCGACGCGATCGAGCGGGCCGGGGATACTTGGACTGAGGAAGAAGAGACCGCCTTCAAACAGCCAACCATTGATATGTTCGAGGAGCAGAGCCACCCGCTCTATGCCTCAGCACGGTTGTGGGATGACGGGATCATCGACCCGCGCAAGAGCCGGGATGTGCTCTATCTGAGCCTCACGGCCAGCCTGAACGCGCCGATTGAGCCGACGAAATTTGGTTTGTTCCGGATGTGA
- a CDS encoding acetyl/propionyl/methylcrotonyl-CoA carboxylase subunit alpha: MFDTILIANRGEIACRVMETAQAMGVRCVAVYSDADAAAKHVSMADAAVHIGGSAPSESYLKGDVIIQAALDSGAQAIHPGYGFLSENPDFVEAVEAAGLIFVGPSAKAIRAMGLKDAAKALMVEAGVPVVPGYHGADQDDALLADEAGKIGYPVLIKAVAGGGGKGMRLVEEAKEFQAALDSARSEAKTAFGNSDVLVEKFVTKPRHIEVQVFGDGTHAVHLFERDCSLQRRHQKVIEEAPAPGMTEEMRSAMGQAAVRAAEAIGYAGAGTVEFIVDGSGGLSADGFFFMEMNTRLQVEHPVTELVTGVDLVEWQLRVAAGEALPKQQDELTINGHAFEARLYAEDVPKGFLPATGTLTHLSFTPQTRADSGVRAGDTISPFYDPMIAKVIVHGPTRDVALSRLRAALKGCEVGGTVTNLAFLGALAGHEGFANGDVDTGLIARDIDALTAQPEAPERHFALAGMAALGLDQPQAEAGFNLWRPLRRQVMLGRDGEEHLLKVRVLSEDVQLWTVSDCEVRAERIGGRWKVDGHVAPTVSVAGDVVTVFDAYGISFDIIDPLARAAAAHGDGNIVEAPMPGLVRAIDAKVGQSVAKGDRLAVLEAMKMEHSLLAARDGVVAEVLAQPGDQVEAGAALVRLEAEAEDAA; the protein is encoded by the coding sequence ATGTTTGATACGATCCTGATTGCGAACCGGGGTGAGATTGCGTGCCGGGTGATGGAAACGGCGCAGGCCATGGGGGTGCGCTGCGTGGCGGTCTATTCCGATGCGGATGCGGCGGCGAAACACGTATCGATGGCGGATGCCGCGGTGCACATCGGCGGGTCGGCCCCGTCTGAGAGCTACCTCAAGGGTGATGTGATCATCCAAGCCGCGCTCGACAGCGGCGCGCAGGCGATCCATCCGGGCTATGGGTTTCTGAGTGAGAACCCAGACTTTGTGGAGGCGGTGGAAGCCGCCGGGCTGATCTTTGTCGGCCCGTCCGCCAAAGCCATTCGCGCGATGGGGCTAAAGGATGCCGCCAAGGCGCTGATGGTCGAGGCGGGGGTGCCGGTGGTGCCGGGCTATCACGGGGCCGATCAGGATGATGCGCTGCTGGCCGATGAGGCCGGGAAGATCGGCTATCCGGTACTGATCAAGGCCGTGGCCGGTGGCGGCGGCAAAGGGATGCGGCTGGTTGAGGAAGCCAAAGAGTTTCAGGCGGCGCTGGACTCGGCGCGGTCGGAGGCCAAGACTGCCTTTGGCAACTCTGACGTGTTGGTTGAGAAATTTGTCACCAAGCCGCGCCATATTGAAGTGCAGGTCTTTGGGGACGGCACCCATGCGGTGCATCTGTTCGAGCGTGATTGTTCGCTGCAGCGGCGTCACCAGAAGGTGATCGAGGAAGCCCCGGCGCCGGGCATGACTGAAGAGATGCGCAGCGCGATGGGGCAGGCGGCTGTGCGTGCGGCGGAAGCGATTGGCTATGCCGGGGCAGGCACGGTTGAGTTCATCGTCGACGGCTCAGGCGGGCTGAGTGCCGATGGGTTCTTCTTTATGGAGATGAACACGCGCTTGCAGGTGGAGCATCCGGTGACGGAATTGGTCACCGGCGTCGATTTGGTCGAGTGGCAGTTGCGCGTGGCCGCAGGGGAAGCACTGCCGAAGCAACAGGATGAATTGACGATCAATGGTCATGCATTCGAGGCGCGGCTTTATGCTGAGGATGTGCCGAAGGGGTTCTTGCCCGCAACCGGCACGCTGACGCATCTTTCCTTCACCCCGCAAACCCGCGCTGACAGCGGTGTGCGGGCGGGCGATACGATCAGCCCCTTTTATGACCCGATGATTGCCAAGGTCATCGTGCATGGCCCGACCCGCGATGTGGCGCTTTCACGGCTACGTGCGGCGCTGAAGGGGTGCGAGGTCGGTGGCACGGTGACAAACCTTGCTTTCCTCGGTGCACTGGCTGGCCACGAAGGTTTCGCGAATGGAGATGTCGACACCGGGCTGATCGCACGCGATATCGATGCGCTAACCGCCCAGCCCGAGGCGCCGGAGCGACATTTCGCTTTGGCCGGTATGGCGGCACTGGGCTTGGATCAACCGCAGGCCGAGGCCGGTTTTAACCTTTGGCGGCCCCTGCGGCGGCAGGTGATGCTTGGCCGCGACGGTGAAGAGCATTTGCTGAAAGTACGGGTGCTGTCGGAGGATGTTCAGCTTTGGACTGTAAGTGACTGCGAAGTCCGGGCCGAGCGGATCGGCGGGCGCTGGAAGGTTGATGGGCATGTCGCGCCCACGGTCTCGGTTGCCGGGGACGTGGTGACGGTGTTCGACGCTTACGGGATCTCCTTCGATATAATTGACCCACTGGCACGGGCCGCGGCGGCACATGGCGACGGCAATATCGTCGAGGCGCCGATGCCCGGCCTGGTGCGCGCGATTGATGCCAAAGTCGGCCAGAGCGTGGCGAAGGGCGACCGTCTGGCGGTGCTGGAAGCGATGAAGATGGAGCACTCTTTGTTGGCCGCGCGCGATGGTGTCGTGGCCGAAGTGCTGGCGCAACCCGGCGATCAGGTTGAGGCCGGGGCGGCATTGGTCCGGCTGGAAGCCGAAGCGGAGGATGCAGCATGA